The Neoarius graeffei isolate fNeoGra1 chromosome 1, fNeoGra1.pri, whole genome shotgun sequence region CGCCATCTGGTGTCGAGAACAAAAACTACTTTCCCCATTTCGGTTCACTTCTTTTTGTTTCGAGTTATTTTCCATCTTTGTTTTAATTCTTTCCCCTACCTTTGACCTTAAATTACTaccggttgttgttgtttttaaatgatTACCCTGCACTCGCTGATCCCGGACCATCCAGTACAGCACGGCCCCGcagccctgtctcactctctggGCGTCAGACAGAAACCGGAGACGCTTTGGGTTGAATTTACACTCAGCAGAGTTTCTCCGGATCTCCAGCACTTTCTCCTGCAGCCAGCCCGCTCCTCcaactcctcctcctctcttctcCGGGCCTTTCCTCAGCTCTCCTTTCCGCTTCAGGCTCATTTTCTTCTCGCTCATCATCACTGAAAACCTTTTCACTTCTTTAACCCTAAACATTTACCGCAAAAACACGTGCACAAGTCAAGTTTCATAACAGACGCACGTCATTGGTCAACGCCTTTCAGGGGCGGGACTCTGTTCCCTTGACAACAGCGTTGAAAGAGGAAGTTGGCGTGATATTTCATCATTTATTTTCAAAAACATCGTCGTTTTTCTACATCACAGTTTGTACACCCTGAATTTATAAGCTGTGTGTTTTTAGTGaatttatagccaatgctccgccTTTTTCGTGTATTGTAGTCCACAATggaaaaactacatttcccataaaTAACAACCATCCCGGAAGCGCTGTTATGAGTTATCGTTttcgaaaaataaaaaatgttataGATATACAGACGTGCGATATGTGTAAATTCTTCCAGTTTTTCATAATAAGTTGTTGTTTTCATAACGCGAACGAgttcaggaggagaaaaaaatgcgcatgcgcagtataaTTAACTCGCGCATAGCTAAAGCTAAAGCTAGCACAACGTTTATGTAAGTTTACGCTGAATTGGTTGACgcttttgtgacttttttttaaataatttttccaCACAGAAAGCGAAAATTTAACTCAACGATGAATAAATCAAGCTGTAATGCAGAAGGACCGGATAAAGTTGACATGTCTCTTGGTAAGTAACAGATTTGTTAGCTTAGCCTTGTTATTGAATGTAGGCTGTGTTTCAAACGGTGACGTGATTTTCATCTAGGGCACTTAGAAGGCCACGGAAAGCACTGTTTCGTTACAGACGTAGTGCGCTTCAGTAGCAAGTAGAGAGTAATTTAGAAGTGAACCCTgattctgtttttctctctcagcTTTTTGGCAAAATTACTTCATTTTGTCTCAAGTTAGAATGTCGGTTTATAACTTTATGCAATGAATGTTTGTTTTACTTAcattaaatgttagaaaaatgTGATTATGGAATATTGCTCACGTCCAAAATGAcgttgtttataaaaaaaaaaaaaaatgtggttcaAGCTCCCCCCTCCTTTGAAATCCACAATTAAAGTTATATTTAATTGTAGTTTCATAATTAAAATAAGCACatgaatcagaatcaggtttATTGCTGAATCCGTTCACacctacaaggaatttgctttggtgattggtgcttgaaaaatgaagataaaataatatactgtatatttaaaaaaaaatagagctACAGTTATCAAAACCTGCCattacaaaagtagaaaagactttcaatacgtaaattgtgcatgaataatcacTCAGACTTCCActgaagaaaagaaaaatgaatCAATTCCTGATTGCTTAGCGCATCAATCACgtggcacctttgtccacaattatcgacacctttgtccacggttatcgacatccaggtgatttatttatttattttaaaaaatccgaTATCGCAAGCCTGCAAGATGTGAGTAGCGTTGGGCAGGAGACCGTAGGGAATCGCTCCATTTCTAGCGCAAAATTCTGCTGTCGCAAGTGAGCTGTGGGTGGAATGTCCATCGACAAAGAAACTGAAATGAATGTGTTTTCTCTTTCACAAACTTGACAAAATGCTTCATAAATGGCTTTTGGGAAATCCGACAAAACTACATTCCTGAATATCCCGCCAGGGAAGACAATTTAAAGGAGGCGCGTAAtcacctaaaggccaatttatgctgacaacccagtcctcgcagacggcgctgcagatggtgtctgcgtagcccccccaccttcgcagacgctctgcgcgcacctcccaaaaattgtgaccaccgcagaagcctcacagacaagagggctctgattggtccactctacatccgctgtacacgcacttccgcttccctactttcccggtttggtttgttttcacgaccggcatttttaaaaacatgagtgaagatggagcagcatgaagagcggttgattgaggaagtgaggaagtacgtacatctatacgactccagttctagtcattataaaaaaaaaagttctagtcattataagtaatcggaggataaacactccactaaccacacccaccaactactcctagcgacttcgcgcccccttgcgttgtgctggtgaataacattgcgcatgcctattactccccgctcaacgataaattacaactgtctgcgaaaagctatctgcgaaagccttgtcgcaagagcatgcagaggccttaaggcgtTATAGGATGCCGTAACTGTAATTTGACGCCTTGTGTTGGAAACAACTTGGTCCACACGTCTTGAGATTACTTGTAACACAAAGAGGAAATCCACCCGGGATTGTTAATAAGATTCTGAAAATCCGGTCCCTTCTTCTCCAAAAATGAATTGTACCAACCTTGGAGCATTTCAAAACCGATGGAGGCTCGTTCTCTTCCAAGAAGTTGCGGAACCTATTCTGTTGTCTCTGGATGCCTCTTGCGAAATGGGTAAAACCATCCTTTGCTTGGCAGATAGTTGGTGAGTGGCGTTTTTCCTTCCATCGATccttaacagttgtaaatgtcatttaattccacagggtgtcgataacggTGGACTCCAGTGGAagtaagtgatcactattatcggcaCCTCACGCGACTTCAAAATGCCGACTGTCAGACGAAAGAGTGAGaagcaaagtaggtttcgacagggagatcatgaaatatcgctgaatttgagaagtaaaaacgtgtccgtgatctttccaccatgcgaaGATGACGTCTGGGTACTGAGCTGTGTCATCGGGTGGGTGGGGGTGTCCttcaggttgattaattaaccaataataactgttggaactgaaattcaacttttgtaaaattgtttttaattggaaaatctgaaaaggtgtcgatagttgtagctgccgctctagtaaTATAAACGGAGTAAATGAAGAAAAACTCCAGACACTAGACACGTCTCGGGTGATTCGTTAGGTTTTGTGTaaatttgctgttttgtggagttATTTCGATGAGTGTATTTCCCTCCCTCCCCCATACAGATGATATTATCCGGTTAAACAAGAAGCAGAAGGTGGCACTGAGGAAGCAGAGGCTCGGTGTTCGAGGTCGATTAGCACCAGGGAGACGAACAGGAGCGCCGCTGCACCGGGGTCATtacgtcatctttacctttatacaCTTTCTTTTCCCAAGTGGACACGGGGTAGTCGGGTTAGCAGTTCGTGATGTCGAGTCTTGGATGCATGTTGACATTCCGGATGGTTCTGTTGTGTTTCTATCCTCGCTGGTTGTTTTTCAGGAGGAGGGGTGAATAAGCTGTTCAGGCGGCGCGGACAGGGCGTCATCACCGGCCTTGCAGCGAGGAAGGCAGCCCTGCTGAAAGGCGTCAGTCCGTTAAACCGACCTGCGCTGAACCGAGCCAACCTCAACAAACGCGGCCCTAACCGAGCCCCTGCAAAACGCTCCTCCGCTCTCTATCAGGTACCACAATCTGTCCGTCGCGTGTTGTACGAGACAACGGCGAGGTTCTACTTCCGTAGTTGAAAACCAACGTTTGTGTGTGAACGTTTGTTTCTCTTCTGCAGAGAACGCGGCCGTTTGTTTCGCAGAGGCGGACGTACGCGCAGGCGGACCCTCGGAAAGCTCCGGGACGCATCTCTAATGGACCCTTCAGGCTGCGCAGGAAATGGTGAGCGCCGTTTTTGGGAATGGGAACAAAGTCCGAGTCTCAGTTAATATTGAAACGCTTTGGAAATGGAATCGTTATGACCTGTTTGGAGTATTGATTTTAGACCGCACGCGTTTTCCTCCCCCCTTTCCTCACAGGAACGCTCCTCCGGTGAACGAGGTGCAGAGGGAAGCCCGCCAGGCCACGTTCCTCTCCAGAAGAGGCTTAAAGGTGGGGAGCTAATTCATTCCAGCCCTGCGAACACATGGGTCTTGTTTGTCAGGATCACATCAGGTCCAAGGCCTCAGTTCAGTCTATAACCCGCGTTTCAGTATCTTTCAGTACTTTCCCGATGGCTTGATCAGTGTTGGAGTTTTAAATTGATGTCAGACTTCATGCTAATCTCAGCGAGTAGAAATTATGCCTTCTGAGTGCAGAAACAAAAACTCAGCAgccaggaatgtgtgtgtgtgtgtgtgtgtgtgtgtgtgtgtgtgtgtgtgtgtccaccagGTTCGTGCGCACGTGCAGAAATCGACACCAATCCAAGCACCTCGGAGAACACAGAGAACCCGACCGTAAGCCTTATGCACTCCACTcgagtaccaaaaaaaaaaaaaatcaaacgacAAGCCAAAGTATAGCAGGTttctttctgtcctgtttttcttTCACGTCTTAATGTAATGATTtgtacttatttttattttttttttaattgatcatgtacagtactgtgcaaaactcgTACGCATGCTGTTTTGAGTTTTCCAGCACAGAACTAAATGTTACAAAGAAACGTTTGTATAATCAGTAAAGAACATTTGTTGAGACACTTCAGACAAAACCCATAATTTTACGACAGAAACGAAGCCGAGTCCACATTTGAAGCTGCTCTGGTTGCTCAGAGATCCCCTCGTGTATATTTCCTGAATTAAACGAATTGTTAAATCGCTAGTGCGTGGATCTGGACAAAGCTCCGCTTCTCCGATGATGAATCATAACGCTTCGTTAAGCCGTGATTTTAGGCCGTCTGTCTACGTAACTGTTGAAACAATGGATCGCGAGATCACCTGCCTGgcttgaagacttttgcacagtactgtctgtctgtatgtgtcggtgtgtagtgtttaATCTCATTGCTGTGTGGTACCACCAGGTGGCGCACTCCTCTAAACAGCAGTGGCATTCTCACCGTGTCGATAGATAACCCCGGAGCCAGAACTCAGCCTGAGTATGTTCATGCCTCCTCTTTATTGAAACCTGTTCAGTATTTCAGAACAGTACCAGGATCCTCAaacgagggggcggggctgtatacTTTATTTTTGCCAATAAATCAGTCAGAAATAATGGTTCTCTCCACCAGACCTGCCCACTCGTGgtcgctccacccacccacagtgATCCCGCCCAGTCAGAAGACAGCACCGGAGCCTGAGAGGAAAACGCCCAAAGGGGTGGCACTGCAGTTCGACATCAACAGCGTGGGAAAACAGGTACCTCCATACTTCGTCCGCACAAACTTCCAGTCGTGGAGATAAGACCGAATGTACGGCGTTGTCACCCAGCGTCAATTTTCTTTTGTCTTGAAAGCAGACGGCCATGACGCTTAACGAGCGCTTCCGCATCCTGAAGCTGAAGCGCATGGCAGCGGTGCAGCAGAACGCCAGAGGTGGCCGGTTCGTCACCGTGGGCTAGCACCCGTCTCAGAGAGCCAATCGCAAAAGGCCGCAGAGGTCACATGACTCCCTTGGCACCTTTGCAGCAACACACTGAAGGATGGCTTTTCTCCTCCTCAGCTGCTCCGGCACACCATTTGAACAGACTTTCCTGCTCCGAAGagagggtttttttatttttggtcctCAAGGTCAGAATTTGGATGTGGTGGAAATGCTTTCCATAATTTGTTTATCCATTTTCAGTAATGGTTCCtccccccccctccaaaaaaaagccTAAGTTCTTGTGTTTTGCTTATTCATGTcttcaactgtttttttttttaaatgttttacagCCTGCCAGGACTTTGGTTAGTGTGtattgaggttttttttgtttgtttgtttgtttgtttttgaacagTTGGgtgttttaaactttttttttttaaataagatttcaaaaaaataaaaataaacacctTGTGATTAAATGTTGGCAGTGGTATTAATGCACCAGGATGATGATGTTTGTTGGTGAATTTCAGTACTACGTCTCAATCACGCTGTTGGAatcaaaagtaatttttttttttttttaaatcaagagaATACCAGGAAAAATTATTAATTCACCATTTGAAAAGAAATACTGCATTTATAATAGAAATAAAGCTTTTGCCTTTGCTCTTACTGACCACATTTTTGCATATCAGCTGATCAAGGATTTCAGCGTTTTGCCATAAAGCCTTATAATAATCCTAAATCTTCTTATTCAGGATTGGCAAATTCAAACCATGATTCAAgaatgtatgtttgtttgtttcaatccTTTATGAAACAGAGCCCCGAtcaaaacttcttttttttttaatattccgtTAATATGAGCTATGTAGTTGTTATATTACTGAATGTTGCTTTTGTACCAGTAGGGGGCGCTTAAGTGCAGACTTGGCGGCAGTATAAACCTAAAGTAAAACAAGAACAAGTGAGTCAAAACTGATGAGCAATCGACCAGTCATACTGAACAAAGTGTTGCTTGTTGGACTCTACTCTAATAAATGTGAGGTAGTATTACCAACATGAGGTATTGGTACCATAATAAACATGAAGTATTATAATACAAGGTGAGTCCTGGGTATGATGTTAAACTGCATCTGGTTGTGGAGTTTTGACGTGGGCTAAGAAAGGGCAAACAACAAACCGTGCGGTCCATAGACTTGCCGCTTTAGCGCGACGACTGAGGAAGAATGAGCAGTACTACAAGGATTATGTCCACTTCATAATCCTAAtgaagtcctgggtatgactttaaactgcaaccggtggtgagtctcaggtccgggaggacttgagtattggggaaagtggagttaccccttaatcaccattgctcccaggtccgccctGACCCGgcatggtagcacctgcctgggttccagctatgggtttaatagtacatcaccaataaggcgctggcagcagggtgcttttcggtgcaattgACCCCAATAGGAtcaatggcgcaccaccagagggcatgcggaagagccactaaaatggccaacggatggcatcactcggcaagtcagttgtcactgcggggtaacttccatacccgtcaggtctgtggcacttttgtgcaccacgtggtatcaggtctggaggtccagagagacaacatgatggaggGAGGtatgacatcgtttgtcttaccttactgtgcaaggtgctttgttaggagaggagaaatattatacgagagctcacgaggccagacgTTCCGTGGTGGCTCGGCTGTGCCGTTCGTGCTGCCACTGTaggcgactctgtcgctctggtgcaggcctcacgGCCCATTTCCGTTTCTGCGCATCCGAATGAAgccgtcatcatcgctagcgatggacagccgacaaCAACGACAATGTCTGCTTCATAAACGACATTATCTCCCGAGGAGATGCTGAGAAAGTTCCATAAGCTGAACTTGATAACCAACCAGCATGGTATATTCCACACCATGGAGTCTACCACCCGCACAAACCTGGGAAAATTCGTGTGGTTTTCGGTTGTTTGGCACGCTTTCAAGATACCTCTCTAAATGATCATCTCTTGACTGGACTAGACCTGACTAACACATTAGTTGGAGTGTTATGTCGATTCAGAAAGGGCCCAATAGCCATAATGCGTGACCTCGAAAGAATGTTCCACCAGTTTCATGTTGCAAAGGAACACCGAGAGTACCTCAGGTTCCTTTGGTGGGATAAGGGTGATCTGAACTCCAAACCCTCAGTGTACTGGATGAAAGTGCACCTGTTTGGGGCAGCTTCTTCCCTCGATTGCTCCAACTCTGGACTCAAACATCTGGGTCATGGAAGGTTCAGTGAAGAGTCCATTAAGTTCATCCAGGCCCCTTTGCAACAGCTACCTCCAGGTCACCCTTGGGCAAGGTGTAGTACCTGTTATCCCTCTCTGAGACCATGAAGTACCAGGCTGGCATCCGGCGGGGGATAGTCTGTCTCATCACGGCCAGATTACGGTCATTAGCATTGGGCTGCAGCTAATCTAGTGTTGACAGCACAAATAATAACACAAGGGTATAAATTCCAGGTTGGTATCTGGCACAGGATAACCCACTTCTTCATGGAGGAGATAAGACCTTCTTTAAACTTTTGACTGTGTAAAATCTTTCCACTTCTTCCAAGTTACCTTAAGCAAGCACAGAAGAGTAGGCTCATAAAaccacatgacgatgccaaatccAAATTCGCGCCTTCAAAAGGGCCCACCTCCAGATCCTTGCCATGCAACCAGGAGGGCACATTAGCAGCCCCGGACTGGTGTGACGGGGCAAACGGGTTCACCCTAGCAGTCTTGGACTGGGGTGTGACATGTGACCAGAGGATTACCACTTAAGTCTCTCAACATCTGTACGTATAACACCCGTACTATAAATGCCTTAAATGAAGACTTGCTTGAAATTATGCTCCATGAGAGAAAAGATATCAATTGGGACATAATTGGGCTATCTGAGACTAAAATgtgaaagaatccaaaactgaACTCCTTGAAGAATCAGGG contains the following coding sequences:
- the LOC132890981 gene encoding UAP56-interacting factor-like isoform X2, giving the protein MNKSSCNAEGPDKVDMSLDDIIRLNKKQKVALRKQRLGVRGRLAPGRRTGAPLHRGGGVNKLFRRRGQGVITGLAARKAALLKGVSPLNRPALNRANLNKRGPNRAPAKRSSALYQRTRPFVSQRRTYAQADPRKAPGRISNGPFRLRRKWNAPPVNEVQREARQATFLSRRGLKVRAHVQKSTPIQAPRRTQRTRPWRTPLNSSGILTVSIDNPGARTQPEPAHSWSLHPPTVIPPSQKTAPEPERKTPKGVALQFDINSVGKQTAMTLNERFRILKLKRMAAVQQNARGGRFVTVG
- the LOC132890981 gene encoding UAP56-interacting factor-like isoform X1; its protein translation is MNKSSCNAEGPDKVDMSLDDIIRLNKKQKVALRKQRLGVRGRLAPGRRTGAPLHRGGGVNKLFRRRGQGVITGLAARKAALLKGVSPLNRPALNRANLNKRGPNRAPAKRSSALYQRTRPFVSQRRTYAQADPRKAPGRISNGPFRLRRKWNAPPVNEVQREARQATFLSRRGLKVRAHVQKSTPIQAPRRTQRTRPWRTPLNSSGILTVSIDNPGARTQPEPAHSWSLHPPTVIPPSQKTAPEPERKTPKGVALQFDINSVGKQQTAMTLNERFRILKLKRMAAVQQNARGGRFVTVG